From Zingiber officinale cultivar Zhangliang chromosome 5B, Zo_v1.1, whole genome shotgun sequence, the proteins below share one genomic window:
- the LOC121986711 gene encoding uncharacterized protein LOC121986711, with protein MEEEEEQPFITILKKPKLTEEVPFRDTFGTFVQTPITPSPISFEIATSASQVAITTSTSSQPLSLALPPLASRPQARRTPCRRFSPSPGLSAIHASTTESTFIALPPSIPSSSSSIIPISTTSSLSLPSSSTQPSSPSILPSLFRQAMSLPSQLGQASDPPSYGFLQLQGPLAESWQHNQELLRGTSISNRVVFLTSSLHLDQLVIALERDNSRLKAKVEALKASLPPSHIELTQLQEKITSQTQQIEAMKKELQHQHQLLKNKELERKTLELQVDRLNSSLQVEIALKDKAISDISHKNIVLEKVERLYNVFLSEQAQDSASRDFALLQEQEQRKAQDAEISSLQK; from the exons atggaagaggaagaggaacaaccttttATTACCATACTTAAGAAACCCAAGCTTACTGAGGAAGTTCCCTTTCGTGAcacttttggtacttttgtgcagacCCCTATTACTCCttcacctatttcttttgagataG CTACTTCTGCTTCTCAGGTGGCTATTACCACTTCGACCTCCTCTCAACCTCTTTCCCTGGCCTTACCTCCTTTGGCTTCTAGACCCCAAGCTAGAAGAACACCTTGTAGGAGATTTTCTCCGAGTCCAGGACTATCAGCTATCCATGCTTCAACAACTGAATCAACTTTTATTGCTTTGCCACCTTCCATCCCCTCTAGTTCTTCCTCTATTATTCCCATTTCTACCacttcttctctctctcttccttcttcttccacccAGCCTTCCTCACCTTCTATCCTCCCATCTCTATTTAGACAGGCTATGAGTCTGCCTTCTCAACTGGGACAAGCTTCGGACCCTCCTAGTTACGGTTTTCTGCAGTTACAAGGCCCGTTGGCTGAGTCTTGGCAGCATAACCAAGAACTATTAAGGGGCACGAGTATTTCCAACCGCGTTGTC TTTCTTACCTCAAGTCTTCATTTGGACCAACTAGTCATTGCTTTGGAAAGGGACAATAGCAGGTTAAAAGCTAAAGTAGAGGCACTGAAAGCTAGTCTTCCTCCTTCCCACATTGAGCTTACTCAATTACAAGAGAAGATAACCTCACAGACTCAACAAATAGAGGCTATGAAAAAGGAATTGCAGCATCAGCACCAGTTATTAAAgaacaaagagcttgaaaggaaaACCCTGGAGTTACAGGTGGATAGGTTAAATTCTAGCCTCCAGGTGGAAATTGCTTTGAAAGACAAAGCCATCTCAGATATTTCTCATAAAAATATTGTCTTAGAGAAAGTGGAGAGGCTTTACAATGTCTTTCTTTCTGAGCAGGCTCAAGATTCAGCCTCAAGAGATTTTGCTCttctacaagagcaagaacaaagaaaagCTCAAGATGCAGAGATATCTTCACTCCAAAAATAA